ACCATCGTAATCCCAATCCCTAGAAAGATCGCGAAGAAGATAATTTGAAGCATATTGCCATCTGTTAAGGCGGCAATCGGATTGGTTGGAACGATGTTGAGTAAGGTATCTTTAATCCCCGGTGTTTCTTGAGCTTCAACAGACGGATTGGAAGATACATCGATGTCTACCCCTGTCCCAGGTGAGAAAAGGGTTCCGAAGAAGAGCCCAATTGAAATGGCGATGGCTGTTGTGACCATATAATACGATACGGTTTTAAAACTTAATTGACCTAATTCCTTAAGGTTTCCCGTGCTCGCCACTCCGACCACAAGGGATGAGAGGACAAGCGGAACAATGATAAATTGGATTAAGCGTAAAAAAAGATCGCCTAAAGGCTGTACGATTTCAAGATCAGGACCTACAATAGCACCTAAGACAATCGCTAAAACGAAAGCGAACAGTATCTGAATAACAAGATTGTTTTTCATTCTAACCCTCCCTGAATGATGTAATGAATAATGTAAGCGCATACCTACAAGTACATACGAAAAACTACTGAAATCTACGAGAAAAAGTCAGAAAATTTATTTGACTTGGGCAGGAGGTAAGGGAATGAATAAAAAGAAGGTTGGTTTCCTGCTGTTGGTGATGGTGATGGTTCCATTGGCGGGAGAACTAAAGTTTTATCCAGTGGAAGGAAACTTTCGTGTTAGTTTTGGGACTCCTTTATTTTTCTTTTTTCTTCTATGGAGAAGAAGTTTGCATCAGTATACGCTTATATTATCGGTAGCTTTGTGTGTGGTGTTGTTTAGAGTAGGGCTTGGAGTAGCTAGTGGTGAGGTGGGCGTAAGCGAGGCGTTCATGCTTCACTTCCCTGTTTTCTTCTACTACCTGACATACGGTGGATTGTTCCAGCTTCTGAACGTACCTCGTTATTACACAAAACCGTTAGTCGTTGGGGGATGCGGGGTTTTATTAGAAGTAATGGCGAGCATGGCTGAGATGGTGATCAGAAGTGGAGTGGCTGATCAAGCTGTAGGGTTTGACCTTTGGTTACTGTTAGAAGTCGCCGTCGTCCGCAGTTTCTTTGTATTAGGTTTCTTCAATATCTTACTGTATCGACAGGCTAAGATTGAAGAGGAGCAACATAAGCAGCAATCTGAACATATGATGATGGTGGTCTCAGGCTTGTATGCGGAAGCGGTGCAATTATCGAAATCTATGAAAGATGCGGAAATGGTTACGAAAGAAAGTTATGATTTGTATCGAAACATACAAGAGTTACCCGTTACAGAACGTTCTTCAGCGGTTCTTGGTATCGCTAGTCGGGTACACGAAATTAAGAAAGGCAACCAGCGGATTTACGCTGGGTTATCTCAAGTCATCTCAAGGGAAGGTGAGGCCACTTATTTACATGTGGAGAGGATCGGGAAGATTGTCAAACAAGCAAATGAACAATATGCAGCGTACCTCGGAAAACAGATTGATATCCGTCTAGTGTATGAGGGGAATCATCCTCCGTATCCTACATATGCGCTGCTTTCTGTCCTGAATAACCTGATCTCGAATGCAGTTGAAGCAATCGAAGATAAAGGGAGAATAGATCTTGAGGTTAGGGAGCGGAATGGACAAGTTGAATGTAAGGTAACAGATAATGGGCGAGGGGTCCCTGAGAAAATGAGAGAAATGATTTTCAAGCACGGGTATACATCTAAATTTGATTCTTCAGGAGAGGCTTCGACAGGGATCGGACTCAGTTATGTGCAAGAGGTTGTAGAGGGGATGAGTGGGAGCATCAACTTAGTGGATGAAGAGGAAAAGAAGACGACTTTCTTCGTTCGAATTCCTCAAGCAAAATTGGTGGAAATGGGGCAATAGCATGAATTACTTTCTAGTAGATGATGATGTAACAATTCGAGCCATGTTAACGGAAATGATTGAAGATGAGGACCTCGGAGAAGTGGTTGGAGAACGAGAGGATGGGTCGGCTCTTGATGCTCATGTTCTGAAAACCAACAAAGTCGACATTCGTATTATCGATTTATTAATGACAAAGAGAGACGGATTGGAAACGCTGCGTCAGATTCAGCATGACTTTACAGGGAAGGTCGTTATGATTTCTCAGGTCGAGTCAAAGGATTTAATAGGGGAAGCCTATTCCTTAGGGGTAGAATACTATATTACAAAGCCGTTAAACCGTATCGAAGTAACAAGTATTCTTTCTAAAGTAAATGAGAGAATTGTGTTGGATCAATCCATTCACACAATCCAGCAATCTTTAAATGTTATTTCGGGTCAAAATACTGCCACTGCCACAGCCAGAACATCTGTAGCCAATAAAAGTTTGAAAGAGGAAGGTCATTCGATCTTAGTTGAACTGGGAGTCATTGGGGAGATCGGGTCGAGAGATTTACTCGAGATGATCGAATACATGGATCAGGATAAGGGGTTAGAAGGGAAAGAGACAATGTCCCTTAAAGGCATCTATCATCAAATCGCAGTCAGTCGCGCTGGGGACGAAGCGAAACATTCTGTATTGCAACGTGAGGTGAAAGCGTCTGAACAACGTGTCCGACGAGTGGTCCACCAAGGGCTTTCCTATATTGCATCCTTGGGGCTGAATGATTTCGCCCATCCTGTCTTTGACAAATATGCGTCGACTTTCTTTGATTATGAACAAGCCCGAAAGAAGATGTTGAAGTTGGATCAGGGGAAGGATAAGAATGTGAATCGAGTCCGGATTGATACGAAGAAATTTATTTACATGCTGTATTTTGAAGCCAAAAGAAAAAGGATGGAATAAGGGCGAGTAGAGAGTATTTTCACCCTTGATCAAACGTTTGATCAAGGATTACGAGTGCTGTGAAACCTATACAAAAAAGCTTCCCCCTTCAAGTGGATTGAAGAGAGAAGCTTTTTTTAATGACTTGTTCAGTGCGAATCTGTAGCTTATGAACGAACAGCGCGTTTCATGCTTTTGATCCAACCGATGTGTTCACTTTCATGCGTTGCTGAGAATAAAAGCATCGCTCCAACCGATTCAATATTGAAAGGTCCTGGTTGGAAGGATTCCTCTAAGGCATTGTCCATTTTCCCTTCGAAGGTACTTAACAGACGTTTCTTTTGATCTTTCAGCAGTTCTTTTAATTCACTTAGTTCTGGAGGTGTCGCTTCCCACTGATTTGGGTGTGTGCCACCACCAAAGAAACTTCCGTAGTTTTCTGGGATATTAGTAGATTCACCAGCTTTTTTAAACACGAGAAATTCAGTAGATAAATAGACATGACCGAGTTGCCAGCGGATGGAGTTCGGAAAGCCGTCTTGAATTTGATCTGCCTCTTTTTCTTCAATATCTTCAACTTCTTTAAGGAGTGAAGATCGTGTGATATCGAGCTGTTGAAGGGTGTGTTTTTCGTTCATGATTCGCCTCCTTTGAATTTCGTTCATGACGTGCCTATTCTATTGTATCAAAATCCATCGTTGTAGACGTCTTTGGGGTTTCAGACTTCTTAATGGTACAAAAAGGCCTGACAAATGAGTCAGGCCTTTTTTGGTTTATTTCTTATTTACAGATGCATCGTAGATCTTCTCGATCGCTTGATCAAGTGATTTGTTGAACTCTTCGTCTGTTTGATTAGCGCTTAAGTCAGAAACTAACGCGCGAGAGAAACTTGCGATCACGCCTTCGTTTTCTTTAAGCTTCTCATTTGCTTCATCGCGAGAGTAACCGCCAGATAAAGCAACGACACGAACAACGTGTGGATGTTCGACTAGTTCTTTAAATGCATTTGCTTTAGTTGGAATAGATAGCTTCAACATGACATGTTCATCTTCAGCTAGGCTGTTTAGGTTCTGAAGAATTTCTTCTTTCAGAATTTCTTCAGACTTCTCTTTGTCCTCACTGTGGATGTTTACCTCTGGCTCGATAATCGGAACAAGACCGGCTTCCATGATCTTTTTAGCCGCTTCGAATTGTTGATCTACAACAGCTTTAATTCCTGTTGGGTTTGGTTCATGGACCACAGAGCGCATCTTCGTACCGAAAATATTACGTTCTGTTGCACGGCTTAGGGTTTCATCTAAGTCGTGGATCGGTTTCATGAGCTGAACGCCATTTTCTTTATCTGCTAACCCTTTGTCCACTTTAAGGAAAGGAGCAATTCCTTTTTCCGCAAGATAGTCAGCAGTATATTTGCCTTCGATTTCACGATCCATTGTTTGTTCGAAAAGGATCGTGCCTAAAATACGGTCATCAAAAGCAGGGGAAGTAATGATACGAGTACGCATTTGGTGAACACGGTCAAACATTTCATCTTCGCCTGAATAAGCATCTTCAGGTACCCCGTAGTCAGCTAAAGCTTTAGGTGTACTTCCGCCACTTTGGTCCAGGGCTGCAATAAATCCTTTACCGTTTTTGATCTTATCGAATTGTTTGTTGTTCATGATTCCCACTCCTTTTTTTGAAAAAGTCCATTAGTATACTTCCCTTAATTGAGCGTTACATAACATATAGGGGTAGATTTTTAGAGTGTATTTAATCTTCTTTCACTTTCCATGCTTGTTCAAAAAGAATGACAAGCCCTGTGCCAATGAGAAGGCCGTTGCTCATTAGGTTTTGAGCGAGGGCTGGGAGGTCTGAGAATACTTCAGCTGGAAGGAACATCGTTGCCATACCAAATAAGTACGCGACTCCGACAATGGTGCTCTTTCTTGAATCCAACGGTTGCATGGTTACGTTGTTTAAGGCTAACCCGACGAGCTGCACGAAGGAGGCCATTAAAGCCGCATTGGCGATCGGCGCAGGGATACTTGAAATAAACGCTACGATCGGTGGGAAGAAAGCAATAATGATAAGTAGGATCGTTGCATAAATAAAAGGTTGCTTTCGCTTTTGGCCGGTTAAGGCGATAAATCCAGCAGAAGTGGCTAAAGGGACGTTGGCGACGGAAGCAAATACACCGGCAATTCCGTGATTGATCCCGGAGAAGGCTGTTCCTTTATTCACTTCTTCGCCATGGTCTTCTTGTTTCATTCCTAACGTCTGCTTCACCGCAACAATGGAAGCGACAATATTAGAAATCGATATGATGGCGGTTATAAATGCAATTGGAATGATACTAAAATCAAAGGCTGGCGCTCCAAAGGCAAACCATTCAGGTGCAGCAAACAGGCTCACTGAAGCTTGCTCCCCTTGTCCTCCTACTACGATCCGAAAAGCAATCCACCCGATAATGATCCCGATAAAGACGGCATAACTGCTTAACCATCCTCTCGCAAACGTTGATAAGCCGAGGACGATAAAGAAGGTTAAAAAGGCGAGTAGAGATTGTTCTCCTTGAATAACACTAGCCTCACCTTGGAGTCCAAGCATTCCTTTTAGAAAGGTTCCGCTTAATTGGACGGTTAAGAGTAGGAAAAATGTCCCTGTAACGAGCGGTGTGAAGATAGGCAAGATTTTCTGAGAAATTTTAAAAGCACCGAATAGGAATAAAAAGATTCCTGTAACAATCATTGTAGCTTCAAGGGTTTGGAGGGTGCCTTTATACGTTCCACCCGCTTGGATACCTGTAATGGCCATAACAGAGAAAATGCTGACCCATATTCCGGCTGGTCCTTCAAAAATCGGCAGTTTGTGCCCGAACAGCGCTTGTAACAAAGAGGCAATTCCTACAGTGAAGAAGGTTCGCTGCATCAGGCCTGATATTTCTATGAAATCTAATTGATAAATGGATCCAATAACGATCGGCATAGCGACTGAACTCGCTAGAAGAAAGACAAACCATTGAAAGGTCTCCATCGTATTGGTTGAGAAGGTTGCTTTACTACTCAATGTGTACACTCCTTATGATGAATAATCCTAGGTTACATGAATGAATAACTTAAATAGTTTATCATTCTTCTTTGAATCGTTGATAGTTTTAAATTTGAGGAAGCTACTGGATTGGGGAGTGATATGCGTTTAACGGATCTACTACATATGATAAAATTGGAAATATGTGAGAGGTGAGGGAGTGTTCATCTCGTAATGAAAAAGGCTTCCGCTAGGGAAGCCCTTTCTCCTTATTGATTTCTGCGACGCCGAGGTCGGTGACAATGGGTACAAACATGGCCATTACGATCTACTTCACATTCGCAAGTAACGTCTCGTTGGCGCCGTTGATTCCCTTGATTTCCATTGCCGCCACGACTTGAACGGCTATTCATTCCATCGTCCGTCAGACCATTATCAGACATGCTCTCTTCCATAACATCTTCATCCATATTCATGTCCTCATTTGTTACATTTCTTCGACCTCCACAATGATCGGTTCGTTCACACACTGGTGTAAACGGAGCCCCTTCTGTAGAGGATTCCATCACTAAACCTTGTGCCAATTCATTCACGATCTGTGTTTGTGTCCCGTTAATGGATAGTTGCAGCGTCGGCGCTAGTGTTCCGCCAAAGTGATTGAAGACGAATTGATCCGGAAGTGATGGTAATTCGTTTAAGCCGATCCCTTCTAGGTTGTAGTAGTTGATAAAGCTAAGCGTTGATAGGTCTGGAAGGACAATCCATGAGTAAGCTTGGAAGGGTTCTTCTGGTGGGTTCGCTACAACAAGACCGCCTTCCCCTAATGGAACATACGTCCCTCTGAAATCGTTAGCTACGAAACCATATAAACCATCTGGACCTTCAAGGCCTGGAGCGAACGTAAATTTGTGACTTACGATAAAGAGGTGGTAACGTCCGCCTACATAGACAATGTGAGGGCGCTCAAGCTGTTGGTTTACACAATCTGCTTCAAGAATTGGAGGGAGAAGCTCCCACTCGCGATAGTCGCTGCTTCTTAGAAGAGCGACACCGACGTTTCCGTTAAATTGAGCAGAACCGTTTGGAACATCGTTACCGCTCCTGAAATCTCCGTCTCCAATATTTTCTGGGTTACATTCACGATTAATCGGTTGCTGAGGAGTTGCGGTGTTTCCTTCAAAGATTATATATTCACAGCCGCTTTCTGGGTCAATCCAAAACCAAGGGTCACGGAAGGAATAAATAATTCCACCACTTGATTGTTCTTGTGTTTGATAGTAAATTCCATCTGGAACAAGAATAATGGAGTGTTCTTCCCAGTTGCCAAAGAGAACCCCATTTAAATTTGAGAAGACTTCCCCTTTTGTAAAGGCCATTCGCTGCTCGTAAGTGACCTGGGCCTCATTGCGTCGTCCTGTTGCTGTATAGAAGAAGTAAATCTCACCATTTTCAACGAAAGCAGACCCAGCCCATTGGCGAGAACCTAATGCATCCCCTGCAGGGAATACCACTCCGCCTGGAATCCAGTCTTGCCCATCTCGGGAGTAGAAGTAACGAATGGTTGCGATATCGTGACGTTTACCCGGTAATACACTTCGAGGGGCTGTAAGCGAGAAGATCACGCGCCAGCCTCCAGGAAGAACGGCAATCGAACCATCTTTCTCACGAAGGGGCCACGTATCCCACACCCAAAGGTCAGGTGCTGTATCTTCAAATGGCTCCTGGATTAGTGGAGCGGCGTTTGCTGACGTAATTCGAATTTGTTCAGCTTGTTGCCTGGTCCACGGGGTTGGTGTTGCATTTTGGTTTAATTCTAAACAACACTCGAATTTATTACAGAACTTTTTGCATCTCTGGCAGCGACCATCTGTGTCATGGGAATGATTGCTGTGGCTGCATTGACAGTTACTATGATTCATTCTACCAATTCCTTTCCAATATAGAAATTTGCTTCTATTTCTAGAAGCTTGATATACCATATGCGAGAGAAAGAGATTGGTATAGACAAACTGTTCGCTACAAATGCTCATTTTTCGTAAATGCAGGCGGGTGTAAGGGGGAGGGCAAAGAGGCAACCTAGATTTTTCCTACGCATTCTATTGCGCATAGCCCGGTAGGATGTAGTATAGTTGGAATAGACAAAAAATTCTAATAGATATTAGAAGATCATTTCATAGGAGGAATTGAATTTCATGTCTCAGCAAACCTATTTAGCTCATGGAAAAGTACATGACTTATTTCAAAACATACAGAGTGTCATGATCGGTAAAGAAGAAGTGACAACGTTAAGTATCGTGGCTTTACTTGCCAAGGGTCATGTCCTCTTAGAAGATGTCCCTGGGGTAGGGAAGACGATGTTAGTTCGAACATTATCCAAGTCCGTCGATTGTGAATTCAAACGTATTCAGTTCACACCAGACTTATTGCCATCTGACGTAACAGGAGTTTCGATATATAACCCGAAGACACTCGAATTTGAATTTCGTCCTGGACCTATTTTAGGAAATATTGTGCTAGCAGATGAAATAAACCGCACTTCGCCTA
The nucleotide sequence above comes from Pontibacillus chungwhensis. Encoded proteins:
- a CDS encoding response regulator encodes the protein MNYFLVDDDVTIRAMLTEMIEDEDLGEVVGEREDGSALDAHVLKTNKVDIRIIDLLMTKRDGLETLRQIQHDFTGKVVMISQVESKDLIGEAYSLGVEYYITKPLNRIEVTSILSKVNERIVLDQSIHTIQQSLNVISGQNTATATARTSVANKSLKEEGHSILVELGVIGEIGSRDLLEMIEYMDQDKGLEGKETMSLKGIYHQIAVSRAGDEAKHSVLQREVKASEQRVRRVVHQGLSYIASLGLNDFAHPVFDKYASTFFDYEQARKKMLKLDQGKDKNVNRVRIDTKKFIYMLYFEAKRKRME
- a CDS encoding fructose bisphosphate aldolase: MNNKQFDKIKNGKGFIAALDQSGGSTPKALADYGVPEDAYSGEDEMFDRVHQMRTRIITSPAFDDRILGTILFEQTMDREIEGKYTADYLAEKGIAPFLKVDKGLADKENGVQLMKPIHDLDETLSRATERNIFGTKMRSVVHEPNPTGIKAVVDQQFEAAKKIMEAGLVPIIEPEVNIHSEDKEKSEEILKEEILQNLNSLAEDEHVMLKLSIPTKANAFKELVEHPHVVRVVALSGGYSRDEANEKLKENEGVIASFSRALVSDLSANQTDEEFNKSLDQAIEKIYDASVNKK
- a CDS encoding DinB family protein; translation: MNEKHTLQQLDITRSSLLKEVEDIEEKEADQIQDGFPNSIRWQLGHVYLSTEFLVFKKAGESTNIPENYGSFFGGGTHPNQWEATPPELSELKELLKDQKKRLLSTFEGKMDNALEESFQPGPFNIESVGAMLLFSATHESEHIGWIKSMKRAVRS
- a CDS encoding sensor histidine kinase, encoding MNKKKVGFLLLVMVMVPLAGELKFYPVEGNFRVSFGTPLFFFFLLWRRSLHQYTLILSVALCVVLFRVGLGVASGEVGVSEAFMLHFPVFFYYLTYGGLFQLLNVPRYYTKPLVVGGCGVLLEVMASMAEMVIRSGVADQAVGFDLWLLLEVAVVRSFFVLGFFNILLYRQAKIEEEQHKQQSEHMMMVVSGLYAEAVQLSKSMKDAEMVTKESYDLYRNIQELPVTERSSAVLGIASRVHEIKKGNQRIYAGLSQVISREGEATYLHVERIGKIVKQANEQYAAYLGKQIDIRLVYEGNHPPYPTYALLSVLNNLISNAVEAIEDKGRIDLEVRERNGQVECKVTDNGRGVPEKMREMIFKHGYTSKFDSSGEASTGIGLSYVQEVVEGMSGSINLVDEEEKKTTFFVRIPQAKLVEMGQ
- a CDS encoding purine/pyrimidine permease; protein product: MSSKATFSTNTMETFQWFVFLLASSVAMPIVIGSIYQLDFIEISGLMQRTFFTVGIASLLQALFGHKLPIFEGPAGIWVSIFSVMAITGIQAGGTYKGTLQTLEATMIVTGIFLFLFGAFKISQKILPIFTPLVTGTFFLLLTVQLSGTFLKGMLGLQGEASVIQGEQSLLAFLTFFIVLGLSTFARGWLSSYAVFIGIIIGWIAFRIVVGGQGEQASVSLFAAPEWFAFGAPAFDFSIIPIAFITAIISISNIVASIVAVKQTLGMKQEDHGEEVNKGTAFSGINHGIAGVFASVANVPLATSAGFIALTGQKRKQPFIYATILLIIIAFFPPIVAFISSIPAPIANAALMASFVQLVGLALNNVTMQPLDSRKSTIVGVAYLFGMATMFLPAEVFSDLPALAQNLMSNGLLIGTGLVILFEQAWKVKED
- a CDS encoding glycoside hydrolase family 68 protein, which encodes MNHSNCQCSHSNHSHDTDGRCQRCKKFCNKFECCLELNQNATPTPWTRQQAEQIRITSANAAPLIQEPFEDTAPDLWVWDTWPLREKDGSIAVLPGGWRVIFSLTAPRSVLPGKRHDIATIRYFYSRDGQDWIPGGVVFPAGDALGSRQWAGSAFVENGEIYFFYTATGRRNEAQVTYEQRMAFTKGEVFSNLNGVLFGNWEEHSIILVPDGIYYQTQEQSSGGIIYSFRDPWFWIDPESGCEYIIFEGNTATPQQPINRECNPENIGDGDFRSGNDVPNGSAQFNGNVGVALLRSSDYREWELLPPILEADCVNQQLERPHIVYVGGRYHLFIVSHKFTFAPGLEGPDGLYGFVANDFRGTYVPLGEGGLVVANPPEEPFQAYSWIVLPDLSTLSFINYYNLEGIGLNELPSLPDQFVFNHFGGTLAPTLQLSINGTQTQIVNELAQGLVMESSTEGAPFTPVCERTDHCGGRRNVTNEDMNMDEDVMEESMSDNGLTDDGMNSRSSRGGNGNQGNQRRQRDVTCECEVDRNGHVCTHCHRPRRRRNQ